One window from the genome of Deinococcus sp. NW-56 encodes:
- a CDS encoding S8 family serine peptidase yields MKRPLLLFPAALLLAACSTLPAPPLPAPAPTPLPAPGSAPLADRTLDLGTALTLGTEAPFAGTSWRVEDTPAWLSVSPTSGTGALRVQVRANRALGTPTSADQARLTGQVKLSWQAGEQTGTAVWTVTADQYVLTGRVTDPAQAQGTDVGTALAEDTAPAEARSVIVKYRSPAAQTLALGRKVAAQDSTLASTRAALAEVTPQARRDLGGRRAELVTDDVAGTLAALRRDPNVEYAVPNAVLRVQSTPAPLEPSDEYAGLQWAYRLLGYRAVWRDMESGGYTRPVTVAVVDSGVRYDHPDLAGALLGPDNGALDVLNFVPADQKGAYDNGDGDGPDRDPSDPGTPARRGGSHGTHVSGIIAARWGQIAQFPGCTACSTSGVVGAAYKAPVKVLPIRAIDAQGNTEVSDVVNAVRYAAGLPVTLGSQTYRLDRPAEVINLSLGGEIPASQAAPLCEAVAEATAAGALVFAAAGNGYGTTPYYPAACEGAVAVGAVTLSGASAPLRASYSNRYPAVQLAAPGGVDLAGATYHNGGQLNGKPYADVILSTDWDYSKNQPTYMGQAGTSQATPQVSALAALLLSKGVTQGRDDTLARLTATATDLGGKGRDEAFGYGMVNAAAALGAPAVSDTLGLRLWDTRGLAYQPALDALGRFTAYLPDGTFRALAGRDRDGNGIYGETHEPGSEREAVLGPERTRADLGELTPTP; encoded by the coding sequence ATGAAGCGCCCCCTTCTCCTGTTCCCGGCCGCTCTGCTGCTCGCCGCGTGCAGCACGCTGCCTGCGCCGCCCCTCCCCGCCCCGGCACCGACCCCACTGCCCGCGCCCGGCTCCGCGCCGCTGGCCGACCGTACCCTGGACCTCGGCACCGCGCTGACCCTGGGCACCGAGGCTCCCTTCGCGGGCACCTCCTGGCGGGTGGAGGACACCCCGGCGTGGCTGAGCGTCTCGCCCACGTCGGGCACCGGGGCGCTGCGGGTGCAGGTGCGGGCCAACCGGGCGCTGGGCACGCCGACCAGCGCCGATCAGGCGCGGCTGACCGGGCAAGTCAAGCTCTCGTGGCAGGCGGGCGAGCAAACGGGTACGGCGGTCTGGACCGTCACCGCCGACCAGTACGTGCTGACTGGCCGCGTGACTGACCCCGCGCAGGCGCAGGGGACGGACGTGGGCACGGCCCTGGCCGAGGACACGGCCCCCGCCGAGGCCCGCAGTGTCATCGTGAAGTACCGCTCGCCCGCCGCGCAGACGCTCGCGCTGGGCCGCAAGGTGGCCGCGCAGGACAGCACGCTGGCGAGCACCCGCGCGGCTCTGGCCGAGGTCACTCCGCAGGCCCGGCGCGACCTCGGGGGGCGACGGGCCGAACTGGTCACGGACGATGTGGCGGGCACGCTGGCCGCGCTGCGGCGGGACCCCAACGTGGAATACGCGGTGCCCAACGCCGTGCTGCGGGTACAGTCCACGCCCGCCCCGCTGGAGCCGAGCGACGAGTACGCGGGCCTCCAGTGGGCCTACCGGCTGCTGGGCTACCGCGCCGTGTGGCGCGATATGGAGTCGGGCGGCTACACCCGGCCCGTCACGGTGGCGGTCGTGGATTCGGGCGTGCGCTACGACCACCCTGACCTCGCCGGGGCGCTGCTGGGGCCGGACAACGGCGCGCTCGACGTGCTGAACTTCGTGCCCGCCGACCAGAAGGGCGCCTACGACAACGGCGATGGGGACGGCCCTGACCGTGACCCCAGCGACCCCGGCACCCCCGCCCGCCGGGGCGGCAGCCACGGCACCCATGTCAGCGGCATCATCGCGGCCCGCTGGGGGCAAATCGCCCAGTTTCCCGGCTGCACGGCCTGCAGCACCAGCGGCGTGGTGGGAGCGGCCTACAAGGCGCCCGTGAAGGTGTTGCCGATTCGCGCCATTGACGCGCAGGGCAACACCGAGGTCTCGGACGTGGTGAACGCGGTGCGCTACGCGGCGGGATTGCCCGTGACGCTGGGGAGCCAGACCTACCGGCTGGACCGTCCGGCTGAGGTCATCAACCTCAGCCTGGGGGGCGAAATCCCCGCAAGTCAGGCCGCGCCGCTGTGCGAGGCAGTCGCGGAGGCCACGGCCGCCGGGGCGCTGGTGTTCGCGGCGGCGGGCAACGGGTACGGCACCACCCCCTACTACCCCGCCGCCTGCGAGGGCGCGGTGGCGGTGGGCGCGGTGACCCTCTCGGGCGCGAGCGCTCCGCTGCGGGCGAGCTACTCCAACCGGTACCCGGCGGTGCAGCTCGCCGCGCCGGGGGGGGTGGACCTCGCGGGGGCGACGTATCACAACGGCGGGCAGCTGAACGGCAAGCCCTACGCGGACGTGATTCTCTCGACCGATTGGGACTACAGCAAGAACCAGCCCACCTACATGGGACAGGCCGGGACCAGCCAGGCCACTCCACAGGTCAGCGCCCTCGCCGCGCTGCTGCTCAGCAAGGGCGTGACCCAGGGCCGGGACGATACCCTCGCGCGGCTCACGGCGACCGCCACCGACCTCGGGGGCAAAGGCCGGGACGAGGCCTTCGGGTACGGGATGGTCAACGCGGCGGCGGCGCTGGGGGCTCCAGCCGTCAGCGACACGCTGGGGCTGCGGCTGTGGGACACGCGGGGCCTGGCATATCAGCCCGCGCTCGACGCACTGGGCCGCTTCACCGCCTACCTGCCCGACGGCACCTTCCGGGCGCTGGCGGGCCGCGACCGTGACGGCAACGGCATCTACGGCGAGACGCACGAGCCGGGCAGCGAGCGAGAGGCCGTGCTGGGGCCAGAGCGGACGCGGGCCGACCTGGGCGAACTGACGCCGACGCCCTGA
- a CDS encoding ABC transporter substrate-binding protein, translated as MKKLLLTALLATLPTAGAATLVYGANGDPVSLEPGNITDGISILVQHQIYDTLVAFKDGTTDPEPGLATKWTSNANATQWTFTLRPNVKFHDGTAFNADAVVYNFSRWWDPKHPQGFRNQGRTFEIWGQLLGGYKGDATSVVKNIVKVNNTTVRFDLNKPSSVFPEVIGAGYFGIASPTAIKKDGAKYGTPASKPIGTGPFIFQSWRTGDRVTLAPNRSYWGSKPKVDGLIIRAIKDASQRLNELKAGTIDFTSDLTPDALKSVQADRNLVAVKKPSFNVGFLSLNNRNQYLKNDKVREAISMAINRKAIVDAFWNGLGISNASFLPPVLAWANSKNVPAAYKYDPAAAKRLLAEAGYPNGISLDLWYMPVSRPYFPTPKPIAEAIAADLSAIGIKVNLKTEDWAKYLEDRNKEPGFDMYMIGWTGDYGDPDNFYGAYYGPTASDDINWNPPELQRLLEQGRAAVSRTAKARVYSQLHEITYKANYRLPMVHSQPLAAARTYVKGWVPSPLGSEAFNNVSLVGKR; from the coding sequence ATGAAAAAACTGCTGCTGACTGCCCTGCTTGCCACGCTGCCCACCGCCGGTGCCGCGACCCTCGTCTACGGGGCCAACGGCGACCCGGTCAGCCTGGAACCGGGCAACATCACCGACGGCATCAGCATTCTGGTGCAGCACCAGATCTACGACACGCTGGTGGCCTTCAAGGACGGCACCACCGACCCCGAGCCGGGCCTCGCCACCAAGTGGACCAGCAACGCGAACGCCACCCAGTGGACCTTCACCCTGCGTCCGAACGTGAAGTTCCACGACGGCACGGCGTTTAACGCCGACGCCGTGGTGTACAACTTCAGCCGCTGGTGGGACCCCAAGCACCCCCAGGGCTTCCGCAACCAGGGCCGCACCTTCGAGATCTGGGGCCAGCTCCTGGGCGGCTACAAGGGCGACGCCACCTCGGTCGTGAAGAACATCGTCAAGGTGAACAACACCACCGTGCGCTTCGACCTGAACAAGCCGTCGAGCGTGTTTCCCGAGGTGATCGGCGCCGGGTACTTCGGTATCGCCAGCCCCACCGCCATCAAGAAGGACGGGGCCAAGTACGGCACCCCGGCGAGCAAGCCTATTGGCACCGGACCCTTCATCTTCCAGAGCTGGCGCACCGGCGACCGCGTGACCCTGGCGCCCAACCGCAGCTACTGGGGGAGCAAGCCCAAGGTGGACGGGCTGATCATCCGCGCGATCAAGGACGCCTCGCAGCGCCTCAACGAGCTGAAGGCAGGCACCATCGACTTCACGTCCGACCTCACGCCCGACGCGCTGAAGTCGGTGCAGGCGGACCGCAACCTCGTGGCGGTCAAGAAGCCCTCCTTCAACGTGGGCTTCCTGAGCCTGAACAACCGCAACCAGTACCTCAAGAACGACAAGGTGCGCGAGGCCATCTCGATGGCGATCAACCGCAAGGCCATCGTGGACGCCTTCTGGAACGGGCTGGGGATCAGCAACGCTTCTTTCCTGCCGCCCGTGCTGGCGTGGGCCAACTCCAAGAATGTCCCCGCCGCCTACAAGTACGATCCGGCCGCGGCCAAGCGCCTGCTCGCGGAGGCGGGCTATCCCAACGGCATCTCGCTGGACCTGTGGTACATGCCGGTCAGCCGTCCGTACTTCCCGACGCCCAAGCCCATCGCGGAGGCCATCGCGGCGGACCTCAGCGCCATCGGCATCAAGGTCAACCTGAAGACCGAGGACTGGGCCAAGTACCTCGAAGACCGCAACAAGGAACCCGGCTTCGACATGTACATGATCGGCTGGACGGGCGACTACGGCGACCCCGACAACTTCTACGGGGCGTACTACGGCCCGACCGCCAGCGACGACATCAACTGGAATCCGCCTGAACTCCAGCGCCTGCTCGAGCAGGGCCGCGCCGCTGTGAGCCGCACCGCCAAGGCGCGGGTGTACTCGCAACTGCACGAGATCACCTACAAGGCGAACTACCGCCTGCCGATGGTCCACAGCCAGCCGCTCGCGGCCGCCCGGACCTACGTGAAGGGCTGGGTGCCCAGCCCGCTGGGCAGCGAGGCGTTCAACAACGTCTCGCTGGTCGGCAAGCGCTAA
- a CDS encoding ABC transporter permease produces MGSYVIRRLLRTLLVMIGISVVVFAFVRSIPGDPATALLGERATPAAAAALREQLGLNKPWFINFANPANPLDAQFPRYVGQLLQGDLGSGLKSNIPVRDELAARFPATAELSLAALLFALLVGLPAGILAALRRNSGWDNAATTISLVGVSMPVFWLGLLLSYFFAVRLGWLPPSARLGNETILEPITGFYVLDALLRGQPAAAWDAVRHLILPAIALGSIPLAIVARITRSSLLDVLGQDYVRTARAKGLSARSVTLKHALRNAMLPVVTVVGLQAGALLGGAVLTETIFSWPGLGSWVYDAISLRDYPIIQGGVIFAALVVSVVNLLVDLSYAALDPRIQYR; encoded by the coding sequence TTGGGCAGTTACGTGATTCGCCGCCTGCTGCGGACCCTGCTGGTCATGATCGGGATCAGCGTGGTGGTCTTCGCCTTCGTGCGCTCCATCCCCGGCGACCCGGCGACCGCCCTGCTGGGCGAACGGGCGACCCCGGCCGCGGCCGCGGCGCTGCGGGAACAACTGGGGCTGAACAAGCCCTGGTTCATCAATTTCGCCAATCCGGCCAACCCGCTCGACGCCCAGTTTCCCCGCTACGTGGGGCAGCTCCTGCAGGGTGACCTGGGCAGCGGCCTCAAGAGCAACATCCCGGTGCGCGACGAACTCGCCGCCCGCTTTCCGGCGACCGCCGAGCTGAGCCTCGCGGCGCTGCTGTTCGCCCTGCTTGTCGGGCTGCCCGCCGGCATCCTGGCCGCGCTGCGGCGCAACAGCGGCTGGGACAACGCGGCAACCACCATCAGCTTGGTGGGGGTAAGCATGCCCGTCTTCTGGCTGGGGCTGCTGCTGTCGTACTTCTTCGCGGTGCGGCTGGGGTGGTTGCCGCCCTCGGCCCGGCTGGGCAACGAGACCATTCTGGAACCCATCACCGGGTTCTACGTCCTCGACGCCCTGCTGCGGGGGCAACCCGCCGCCGCCTGGGACGCTGTCCGGCACCTGATTCTCCCGGCCATCGCGCTGGGCAGCATCCCGCTGGCGATCGTCGCCCGCATCACCCGCTCCAGCCTGCTGGACGTGCTGGGGCAGGACTATGTCCGCACCGCCCGGGCCAAGGGGCTTTCGGCCCGCAGCGTGACCCTCAAGCACGCCCTGAGAAATGCCATGCTGCCGGTCGTCACCGTGGTCGGGTTGCAGGCGGGGGCACTCCTGGGCGGCGCGGTCCTCACCGAGACGATCTTCTCTTGGCCGGGGCTGGGGTCCTGGGTCTACGACGCAATCAGCCTGCGTGACTACCCCATCATTCAGGGCGGCGTGATCTTCGCGGCGCTGGTCGTCAGCGTGGTGAACCTGCTGGTCGACCTCAGCTACGCGGCGCTCGATCCCCGGATTCAGTACCGCTGA
- a CDS encoding ABC transporter permease yields the protein MTTLSPPQAASRQPSIFWRRFRRSTPGKVGAVIVAVFALLALLAPVLVPYDPTTDRDYRLNLKPPSVAALWNPEVAEEYRDPVTGAVNVWQAPFGTDNLGRSVATRVLHGAQLSLKVGVVSTILALLVGTVLGVLSGYFGGWLDNVTGYLSDVMLAFPGILLAIGFASIFSSDNPPVLIAAMDRLFALNSPQLVTAMLAVSLVQVPVYIRLARSVVLSVREREFVQAAGALGASQSRMVFRHVLPNSLSPLIVQGALSIATATIEVAALGFLGIGAQPPLPEWGTMISDSRQYYVDAPWTMIFPGLAIFLTVLGFNLLGDGLRDVLDPRSTQ from the coding sequence ATGACCACCCTCTCTCCTCCGCAGGCAGCCTCCCGGCAGCCCAGCATCTTCTGGCGGCGGTTCCGGCGCTCGACCCCGGGCAAGGTCGGAGCCGTGATCGTGGCGGTGTTTGCCCTGCTCGCGCTGCTGGCCCCGGTGCTCGTGCCCTACGACCCCACCACCGACCGCGACTACCGGCTCAACCTCAAGCCGCCCTCTGTGGCCGCGCTCTGGAACCCCGAGGTCGCTGAGGAATACCGCGATCCCGTGACCGGGGCGGTCAACGTCTGGCAGGCCCCGTTCGGGACCGACAACCTGGGGCGTTCGGTCGCCACCCGCGTGCTGCACGGGGCGCAGCTCAGCCTCAAGGTGGGCGTCGTCAGCACGATTCTGGCGCTGCTGGTCGGCACGGTGCTGGGCGTCCTGTCGGGTTACTTCGGCGGGTGGCTGGACAACGTCACCGGGTACCTCAGCGACGTGATGCTGGCGTTTCCGGGCATCCTGCTCGCCATCGGCTTCGCCAGCATCTTCTCGAGCGACAATCCGCCCGTCCTGATCGCGGCGATGGACCGCCTTTTCGCGCTGAACAGCCCCCAACTCGTGACCGCGATGCTCGCCGTGTCGCTGGTGCAGGTGCCGGTCTATATCCGTCTGGCCCGCTCGGTGGTCCTGAGCGTGCGCGAGCGCGAATTCGTGCAGGCGGCGGGGGCACTGGGGGCCAGCCAGAGCCGGATGGTCTTCCGGCACGTGCTCCCCAACAGCCTCTCGCCGCTGATCGTGCAGGGAGCGCTCAGCATCGCCACGGCCACCATCGAGGTCGCCGCGCTGGGCTTCCTGGGGATCGGGGCGCAGCCGCCCCTGCCCGAGTGGGGCACCATGATCAGCGACTCCCGGCAGTATTACGTGGACGCCCCGTGGACCATGATCTTTCCGGGCCTCGCGATCTTCCTGACGGTGCTGGGCTTCAACCTGCTGGGAGACGGCCTGCGGGACGTGCTGGACCCCAGAAGTACCCAGTAG
- a CDS encoding shikimate dehydrogenase → MRLPSDAPLALIGYSADAARALRGAGLLAVPVPDDDPTAMLDACRTLRFVGALVHPSREVALAGHVDLDPDARRVGRVDAVAFGAGTHGTYALADALMDALEGSGYAARGADALLLGSGTDLARALPLLRLGFGNVGLVADSYPEAERFARDVPAGVRAFPVGRRDSALTSFSERADLIVLTGGTLPPGLLQPYHTLLDLTGQASTGSSGAARLDLARLPGLRLVRQLLHATGQRYRPEDVGDLAAALA, encoded by the coding sequence ATGCGCCTTCCCAGCGACGCTCCCCTGGCCCTGATCGGGTACTCCGCCGATGCCGCCCGCGCCCTGCGGGGAGCCGGACTGCTCGCCGTGCCCGTCCCCGACGACGACCCCACTGCCATGTTGGACGCCTGCCGCACCCTGCGTTTTGTGGGGGCGCTCGTTCACCCCTCGCGTGAGGTGGCCCTCGCCGGGCACGTGGACCTCGACCCCGACGCCCGCCGGGTGGGCCGGGTGGACGCGGTGGCTTTCGGGGCCGGGACCCACGGCACCTACGCCCTCGCGGACGCCCTGATGGACGCGTTGGAGGGCAGCGGGTACGCTGCCCGCGGCGCCGACGCCCTGCTGCTGGGGTCCGGCACCGACCTCGCCCGCGCCCTGCCGCTGCTGCGGCTGGGCTTCGGCAACGTGGGCCTCGTGGCTGACTCCTACCCCGAGGCCGAGCGCTTCGCCCGCGACGTGCCCGCCGGGGTCCGCGCCTTTCCGGTGGGGCGGCGCGACTCGGCCCTCACCTCGTTCTCCGAACGGGCCGACCTGATCGTGCTCACCGGGGGCACCCTGCCTCCCGGCCTCCTCCAGCCCTACCACACCCTCCTCGACCTCACCGGGCAGGCGAGCACCGGCAGCAGCGGCGCGGCGCGGCTCGACCTCGCCCGTCTGCCCGGGCTGCGGCTGGTGCGCCAGCTCCTGCACGCCACCGGCCAGCGCTACCGCCCCGAGGATGTGGGCGACCTGGCAGCGGCGCTGGCCTGA